The nucleotide window CTGGCGCACTACTTGCACGTTCCACTACATTTTCCATACATTACATACCGGGGGGCGGGACGTCCGTCCGCGGAGGTGCGAACGATGCATCAAACGCCGCGAACAATTCGCAGCCTGATGACGGGATACACGACGGACTCGATGTCAGCGCCTTCGTCCCGGGGCCGGGAACCCTGAGCATCACACGGACGCTGGAGGGAGCCCTGTCCGGGACGGGCTTCGCATCGGCGAAGACCAAATACGACACGAACACAACTATAGCGATTACATGGCTGTGAGCATCGAGGATCGGAGAAGGAGGCAGGGAGTGCACGCGGACCGGAGAAGATCAGATGCCCCATGGCCACTCTCACCAGGAGGCAGGCATGCGTGGCACAATCCGGGGTGGCAGCGGATACATCCTTGCGGTACTCGTGGCGCTATGCGCGACCATGGAGGGATGTGTCGGATGTTGCACCCCATCGATCTATCATGGACCGGCGTCCGGCCTTGATGTACGGATCACGGTGCTGGATCTTGACGAGAAGCCCGGTGATGGCAAAGTAATGACCGTCGTTCAATTCCTCTTCAGCGGGAATCCGGTGCAGATCGATCCCGGCATCACCGTCCAGTGCAATGGCATCACGATGTCCTGGTACGGCTCGTTCTACGGCCATGCCGAGCGCATCCCGCAACAGCCTGCGAAAGGGTCATACGTGATCACGTACAAGGATGCAGGCATCATCAGCACCGCGCGCGTCACAGTGCCGGAGCGACCCGTCTTCGCCGCGCCCACCATCGCGGGCGCCACACTGTCCCGTTCGGACAAATTCACGATCCGCTATGTCGCGGGTTCGGGGAACACCGTGCTGGGGAGGGCAAGCGATGCATCCAGGAACGTCAGCAACTCCCAGGTCGATGATGGGAGCCTGGATGGCTTGGATGTGAGCGGCTTCGATCCGGGTCCGGGAAAGCTCAGCATCACGCGAACGCAGGAGTGGAGTGTGGATGACACAGGCTTCCACTCCGTGGACGCGACCTTCAGCATGAACAGACAGGTCCCCGTCACCTGGCGGCAGTGACACGGAGAACACCGGACCCGGCCCATCGTGAGCCGGGTCCGGAGTTGCACATCGATCCCGTGAAACGTACTTCATGAGGATCAATCTCCGCGTTTCAGAGAAGCCATCCACGCTGAGGCGGCAGAGGTAGACGTCGCTCGCCAGATCGCTGGCATTGCAAGCCGCCGCGTACACCCCGGGTTGCCACCGCCCTTCGTACAGATCCGCCACCTCGCGTCCCAAGACATCATACACCTTCAACGATGCATAACCAGCGTCTGCAATCCGGAAGACGATCTGTGTCGTTCCGTTGAGCGGATGCGGATAGTGCCATTCCAATCCTGTGATGGAGGGGCGTTCAGGGCAGGAGCTTGCGTCCGTACCCGTGCTGACCGAGGACGGCGGTGGGTGCGGAGAGAAGGAAGACGAGGAGCCACTTCTTCATGTTCGCTTTCGATGGTTTACATCAGGGGTACGAAGCACGTGCGGAGCTACGGAGAGAAGCACGTGTCCGGTTCAATATCACGCGTGGTTGCTTGAATGCCAGGGAATGGGGTGAACGGGGATCGTGGATGCTGAGTACAGGAATTGAATCGGGTAGTAAACGATTGAACCCGGCGAAGGGCCGGGTTCAAAACGGATGTGCTATCTAAGATGTGATCACATGGTCCGATGAGAGTTGAATGCTTTGAGGAGAACCCCTTTGGAGTATTTGATCGCCGGGAGGTCCGACACCAGGACCATCTCGATGTTCTTTGATCGAGCAAAGCTTATTGCCGGGACAAAGTCTGCGTCTGAGGTCGCGAGCAATATCCTCCCAACTTTCTTGTCAATCGCTAGCTTCGCCACATCCAGGCCGATCTTCATGTCAACCTGCTTCTGGGACAGCACCGGCACAAAATCCTCGTCTGTGAGGGGTCCCGGCTTCTTGATCAAGCGATCGATCGATTCCTGCTTGAGTTGCCACCCATCAAATGACAAATGACCAGCCCGATACGTGAAAAAGGGGTTATGCTTCAGATCATGTTGGAATGCTTGTGCTCGGTGATAGACGCGAGTCGACGAGAAGTCAAAGTCTCTACGCGACACCGGAAGGGGCCTGGTCTCTGCGAATGGGGGGCAATCGTAGAAGTACACTCCCACAATATCCTCCCCCAGGTGGCCCAGTCTCTTACAGGACACTTCAAGTTCGGCCACTGACGGCCGATGGCCGATCTTGCGCTCGAGAATTCGACGGGTGAAGTCCCCGTCAAGCAATATAGCAATCTGCATTACTCCCCCCAAAAAATGTGACCCCCCGGCACGAATCGTGCCGGGGGGTCGGTGCCGGCCTACCGGCGTATCGGATTATGAAGCTGCTCAAATGTACCTATTGCGCCTGCATTTGTCAAGGTAAAACATCGCCTTCATCGGCACCTGAGAATTGGCGTTTCTGAAGTACTGGCGACTGGATTTGAACCAGTGACCCCCAGATCCACAATCTGGTGCTCTAACCAACTGAGCTACGCCAGCAAAATCCCCGTGAGGGGATAGATAATATACTCAATCCCCTCGATATTTTCAACTGCTTCGCGCCCTCATTTCACCGGTGATCTTCCGGTGTTGCCGAATCGCTTCACCATCGTCACAGAAGTCCCCACCAGGCCTACAGGCGTGAAGCCCGCACGCAGATACAACCGCTTCGCCGGATTGTCGTCATCTACGCTCAGAGATACTCCCGGAAATCGCTCCGCGGCTTCCTCAAGCACACGCGCCAACAGACCGGTCCCGATCCCCTGGCCCCGGTATTCCCTCACCACCGACATGGCGAGTTCCGGGGTCTCCTCATCAACATACCCGAATCCCTTTGGTTCGCCGCCCAGCAGCCGTGTCCACGCAGCACCGACCACGCGTTCGCCCTCACACGCCACAACGCCGAGGTCGCCTTCCCTACCCCATGCTTTCGCATACTGCCTGATGGCGGGGATATCAAGAATGTCGCGCGGGTACGGCGGCTCGCCAGGCGGGACATGCACAGCAAGGTATGTGAATTCCCAGAGCAGTGCAGCGTCCCCGGGTTCCAGCGAACGGATGAATATCGACATCTTTTCTTCCAGCTTCGTCGTGTTTGCTGCACGTTGCGATCGGGCCCTCATAGGGGCCAGACCACCCCCGCCGATCCAGTTGCATTTGAAGCGCAGTCCTCGTACTTTCGTCGCAAAAGAGAGCCTGATGCGAGCCGAATTCGAACACTTCATCAAGATCGGTGCGTTCTTCGTAGGATCGATCCTGCTCTTTCCGGCCTCACGAAGCAATGCCGGACCGGACAGCGTGCAAGCCCCCACGGCAAGCGCAGTCCGTTACGCAGCGACCGCGCTCTTCGACTCGGCCCGCTTCACCGCAGAAACCGACCCCGCAACCTCTCTCCGGTGTGCACTCCGCGGACTTGCGATCTCCCGAACCAATGGCGATCTCCGGCTTCAGGCACTTGGATGCCAGCTTGCCGGCGAGGCGTACTTTCAAAGCGGCGCGAACGATTCCTCCGAAGCGTACCATCTCCGCGCGCTGGACCTCGCACGTTCTGCAGGCGACGACTCGCTCATAGCCGCAGCGTTGAACAATGCCGGGTTGATGGCATATACGCGGGGCGACCCCACCGTCGCACTCCAACAGGGATTCGAAGCCCTGACCATCGCACGCCGGGCCGGCCACCTCGTGCTCGGGGTGCGTATCGACAATCATCTTGGACTTGCCGCACGGGACTTCGGTACCTCGGTGAGCGATATCGGGTTCTTCCGTCGCGCTCTCGCCGCCGCCATGGCCCTTGGGGATTCCGAGGGCGTCGCGATCACCCGCAATCATCTCGGAAGCTGGATGGCCAGCCGCGGATCTCTCGATTCCGCTCTCATCTACTATGAGGCATTACTGGCCTATCGCACAAGGACGAGCCCCGGGTCCAATAGTATCGCTGTCCTGCTCAATAACATCGGCAATGTCTACCGGATGCAGCGACGCTACGGGGAGGCTGAGGAGAGCTACAGGAAGTCCCATGCCACCAGTATGCACACGGGAAGCGGAAACCTCATCGCGACAACGTACAAGAACATG belongs to Ignavibacteriota bacterium and includes:
- a CDS encoding GNAT family N-acetyltransferase, which codes for MSIFIRSLEPGDAALLWEFTYLAVHVPPGEPPYPRDILDIPAIRQYAKAWGREGDLGVVACEGERVVGAAWTRLLGGEPKGFGYVDEETPELAMSVVREYRGQGIGTGLLARVLEEAAERFPGVSLSVDDDNPAKRLYLRAGFTPVGLVGTSVTMVKRFGNTGRSPVK
- a CDS encoding NYN domain-containing protein, whose product is MIKKPGPLTDEDFVPVLSQKQVDMKIGLDVAKLAIDKKVGRILLATSDADFVPAISFARSKNIEMVLVSDLPAIKYSKGVLLKAFNSHRTM
- a CDS encoding T9SS type A sorting domain-containing protein, with product MEWHYPHPLNGTTQIVFRIADAGYASLKVYDVLGREVADLYEGRWQPGVYAAACNASDLASDVYLCRLSVDGFSETRRLILMKYVSRDRCATPDPAHDGPGPVFSVSLPPGDGDLSVHAEGRVHGVEACVIHTPLLRSRDAELSRTRIEAAHIQAIQAPIIDLGVADVPGCIACPPQHGVPRTRDIADREFVRTGQCGARDGGRGEDGSLRHCDARGADDACILVRDHV